A single Pseudodesulfovibrio aespoeensis Aspo-2 DNA region contains:
- the lpxC gene encoding UDP-3-O-acyl-N-acetylglucosamine deacetylase codes for MLQTTIHKSVRCTGIGLHSGKQVELVLRPATEDTGILFSLRNDSGSTFLTPAPSLVVETGLATVLGDGHQSVATVEHLLAAVSGMGIDNIHIEVTGRELPIMDGSAASFVYLLKQAGLRKLDKPRTVMAVKKPIEFEQDGKYIKARPHNGFRVDYTIEFVHPLIGSQRLELEITPRNFVTEIAKARTFGFLKEVDYLHANGLALGGSLDNAIVLDEYGVLNAEGLRFKDEFVRHKLLDFIGDMAVLGAPLHGHFEVFASGHAMNNAFLRHLDENRDIYLEPVTLPLPESAREPVRSGRMVPPVAATA; via the coding sequence ATGCTTCAGACCACCATACACAAATCAGTGCGTTGCACCGGGATCGGACTTCACAGCGGCAAGCAGGTGGAGCTTGTTCTCCGCCCGGCCACTGAGGACACCGGAATCCTCTTTTCGCTCCGCAATGATTCCGGTTCCACCTTCCTGACCCCCGCTCCGTCCCTGGTCGTCGAAACCGGGCTTGCCACCGTCCTCGGAGACGGGCACCAGTCCGTCGCCACTGTCGAGCACCTGCTGGCCGCAGTCAGCGGCATGGGCATCGACAACATCCATATCGAGGTGACCGGCAGAGAACTGCCCATCATGGATGGCTCCGCCGCCTCTTTCGTCTATCTGCTCAAGCAGGCCGGGCTACGCAAGCTCGACAAGCCCAGGACCGTCATGGCCGTCAAGAAGCCCATCGAGTTCGAGCAGGACGGCAAATACATCAAGGCGCGCCCCCACAACGGGTTCCGCGTGGACTACACCATCGAATTTGTCCATCCCCTCATCGGTTCCCAGCGGCTGGAGCTTGAGATCACCCCCAGAAATTTCGTCACCGAGATCGCCAAGGCCCGCACCTTCGGTTTCCTCAAGGAAGTGGATTACCTGCATGCCAACGGGCTGGCCCTGGGCGGATCGCTCGACAATGCCATCGTGCTCGACGAGTACGGTGTTCTCAACGCCGAGGGGCTGCGCTTCAAGGACGAGTTCGTGCGGCACAAGCTGCTTGATTTCATCGGCGACATGGCCGTGCTCGGCGCGCCGCTGCATGGGCATTTTGAGGTGTTTGCATCTGGGCACGCCATGAACAACGCGTTCCTGCGCCACCTGGATGAAAACCGCGACATCTACCTTGAACCCGTGACCCTGCCTCTGCCTGAATCGGCCAGGGAGCCCGTCCGTAGCGGACGCATGGTCCCCCCGGTGGCCGCCACCGCCTAG
- a CDS encoding flagellar basal body-associated FliL family protein: MVLLVPNDADDMSPDSTPGGGRQPKAQLDDSEASKATQKVDLDLDDAPFLEDEEEEEEVAFAQEETPLFEKSVPAKKFDFSALFKNRLFLIALGVILLLVVIIILLLGREPEAPPLPPPPPKAAPSAPTEAAETLDILIRLDPFLIEQRDKDNVIRFLEVRVLVSTQDEGLAKQFKQDTYTVRNAIFYYLKNKDLQFLSNKENSDKLKQELLAIINQYMGFGQFDTILFEQYLVR; the protein is encoded by the coding sequence ATGGTTCTGCTTGTCCCGAACGACGCTGATGATATGAGCCCGGATTCAACTCCGGGCGGAGGCCGACAGCCCAAGGCGCAGCTCGACGACAGCGAGGCCAGCAAGGCGACGCAGAAGGTCGATCTCGACCTTGACGACGCCCCCTTTCTCGAAGACGAGGAAGAAGAGGAAGAGGTCGCCTTTGCCCAGGAGGAGACGCCCCTTTTCGAAAAGAGCGTCCCGGCGAAAAAATTCGATTTTTCGGCGCTTTTCAAGAATCGGCTGTTCCTGATTGCTCTCGGCGTGATCCTGCTCCTGGTCGTGATCATCATCCTCCTGCTCGGTCGCGAGCCGGAGGCTCCGCCGCTGCCGCCGCCTCCTCCCAAGGCTGCCCCGAGCGCGCCAACTGAGGCGGCGGAGACGCTGGACATCCTCATCCGCCTCGACCCGTTTCTCATCGAGCAGCGCGACAAGGACAACGTCATCCGATTCCTGGAAGTCCGGGTGCTCGTCAGCACCCAGGACGAGGGTTTGGCCAAACAGTTCAAGCAGGATACCTACACCGTTCGTAACGCCATATTCTATTATTTGAAAAACAAGGATCTCCAGTTTCTCTCCAACAAGGAGAACAGCGACAAACTCAAGCAGGAACTGCTGGCAATCATCAACCAATACATGGGGTTTGGTCAGTTCGATACGATCTTGTTCGAACAATATCTTGTGAGGTGA
- a CDS encoding chemotaxis response regulator CheY: protein MAYDTNMRILVVDDFSTMRKIIKNILRQLGFTNIVEADDGSTAWEVLNKDNIDFIVSDWNMPTMSGIELLRKVRGSEEYADLPFLMVTAEAQQENIIEAVQAKVSNYIVKPFTPETLGQKIEKIFS, encoded by the coding sequence ATGGCTTACGACACCAATATGCGCATCCTCGTCGTCGACGACTTCTCCACCATGCGCAAGATCATAAAGAACATCCTTCGCCAGCTCGGCTTCACCAACATCGTCGAGGCCGACGACGGCTCCACGGCCTGGGAAGTGCTGAACAAGGACAACATTGACTTCATCGTGTCCGACTGGAACATGCCGACCATGTCGGGCATCGAGCTCTTGCGCAAGGTCCGCGGCAGCGAGGAATACGCCGATCTGCCCTTCCTGATGGTCACCGCCGAGGCGCAGCAGGAGAACATCATCGAGGCCGTGCAGGCCAAGGTGTCCAACTACATCGTCAAGCCGTTCACCCCTGAAACCCTGGGCCAGAAGATCGAAAAAATCTTCAGTTAG
- a CDS encoding FliA/WhiG family RNA polymerase sigma factor, with translation MAILNSSGKNCSSRNDPWRELENGAKNWDDFSSRDREDIARFYAPKIRILALRLKAKLPQSVELNELISAGSLGLLDALGKYNAQRGIKFDTYSENRIKGAMLDELRRMDWFSRGLRQKVKALEDAQRQVEHETGGPATTEQLQALTGMSEKDVRQGLEALHNQMCLSLDSFHENVIGRKAMTEDEPFQSTAFQEIVDKVASLIEELTPREKLVISLYYGEELNMKETAEVMDITEGRVSQLHSQALTKLRKTFRARYESE, from the coding sequence ATGGCAATATTAAATTCTTCTGGAAAAAACTGCTCTTCCAGGAACGATCCGTGGCGTGAACTGGAAAACGGAGCCAAGAACTGGGATGACTTCTCGTCACGGGACAGGGAAGACATCGCCCGCTTCTACGCGCCGAAAATCCGGATACTCGCCCTTCGCCTCAAGGCGAAACTGCCGCAAAGCGTCGAGCTCAATGAGCTGATCAGCGCCGGCAGCCTGGGTCTTCTGGACGCACTGGGCAAATACAACGCCCAGCGAGGCATCAAGTTCGACACCTACTCCGAAAACCGGATCAAGGGTGCCATGCTTGACGAGCTGCGCCGGATGGATTGGTTTTCCAGAGGATTGCGCCAAAAGGTCAAGGCGCTTGAAGATGCCCAGCGGCAGGTGGAGCACGAAACCGGCGGCCCGGCCACGACCGAGCAGTTGCAGGCTCTTACCGGCATGTCGGAAAAAGACGTGCGCCAGGGACTTGAAGCCCTGCACAACCAGATGTGCTTAAGCCTCGACAGCTTTCATGAAAACGTCATTGGCCGCAAGGCCATGACCGAGGACGAACCGTTCCAGTCAACGGCCTTTCAGGAAATAGTTGACAAAGTAGCCAGTCTCATTGAGGAATTGACGCCAAGGGAAAAATTGGTCATATCTTTGTACTACGGTGAGGAACTGAACATGAAGGAAACGGCTGAAGTTATGGACATAACCGAAGGCCGGGTTTCTCAGCTTCACTCCCAAGCCCTGACAAAGTTGAGAAAAACATTCAGAGCCCGCTATGAAAGCGAGTAG
- a CDS encoding MinD/ParA family protein codes for MTSRLPLVLSVTSGKGGVGKTNMSVNLAYSLSMAGKNVVLLDADLGLANVDVILGLTPERNLFHLFNEDMTLDRILFDTPYGFRILPASSGVSDMVNLDRGQKLDLLDAMDALEDTVDYLIVDTGAGINDNVLYFNLAVQERLLVITPEPTSLTDAYALIKVLKLQHGVERFRVLVNMVEDRKTAKDVYIKLLKACDHFLDGISLDLVGFVPYDPNVRNSVIAQKPFCHRYPKTPASVAVRQAAQTINGWHVEPNTDGNIKFFWKKLLFQERSVA; via the coding sequence ATGACTTCCCGTTTACCCCTGGTCCTCTCCGTCACCTCCGGCAAGGGCGGCGTGGGCAAAACCAACATGTCGGTCAACCTGGCCTACTCCCTGAGCATGGCGGGCAAGAACGTTGTTCTGCTCGACGCCGACCTCGGGCTGGCCAACGTCGATGTCATTCTCGGCCTGACCCCGGAGCGCAACCTGTTCCACCTCTTCAACGAGGACATGACCCTGGACAGGATACTCTTCGACACCCCCTACGGCTTCAGAATTCTCCCCGCGTCCTCGGGTGTCAGCGACATGGTCAACCTGGACCGTGGGCAAAAACTCGACCTGCTCGATGCCATGGACGCCCTTGAGGACACCGTGGACTACCTCATCGTCGATACCGGGGCCGGCATCAACGACAACGTGCTCTATTTCAACCTCGCGGTGCAGGAGCGGCTGCTGGTCATCACCCCTGAGCCCACTTCACTGACCGACGCCTACGCCCTGATCAAGGTGCTCAAGCTCCAGCACGGGGTGGAGCGATTCCGCGTGCTCGTGAACATGGTGGAGGACAGGAAGACGGCCAAGGATGTCTACATCAAGCTGCTCAAGGCCTGCGACCACTTCCTGGACGGCATATCCCTCGATCTGGTCGGCTTTGTCCCCTATGACCCCAATGTCCGCAACTCGGTCATCGCGCAAAAACCCTTTTGTCACAGGTATCCCAAGACCCCGGCCAGCGTGGCGGTCAGACAGGCCGCGCAAACAATCAACGGATGGCATGTAGAACCAAACACAGATGGCAATATTAAATTCTTCTGGAAAAAACTGCTCTTCCAGGAACGATCCGTGGCGTGA
- a CDS encoding flagellar biosynthesis protein FlhF has product MRMKTFRAANSTAAFALVKADLGKDAVILSNKTVTENGSKCCEVVAAVDSVPAAATARTRNDVVEDALHGTAGWQREWSQIKNQIMMLMRPQMDRETITPKQRLALEYLEREDVDDRAMTRIFCELREDADRSIITVLESMVEVKPFQASRWPGVIHAFAGPGGAGKTSSLIRLALREKKSNPKARICLATADGGRGKGRLVLKHYAELSCLAFRELMTRDDFMLLRREADQFDMILIDLPGLPGNTTLEEFTALYGLSTCENLSIHLVLNPYYSQTQFDRFMEKYKSEQLASVIWTKLDETCTFGALLNMAFASGLPISALSYGADLKNSIAPATKDMIWRMLFMRKLPGGDIQP; this is encoded by the coding sequence ATGAGAATGAAGACCTTCCGCGCCGCCAACTCCACTGCGGCATTCGCCCTGGTCAAGGCCGATCTCGGAAAGGATGCCGTCATCCTCTCCAACAAGACCGTCACGGAAAACGGCAGCAAATGCTGCGAGGTCGTGGCCGCGGTGGATTCAGTCCCGGCAGCCGCGACTGCGAGGACCAGAAACGACGTGGTCGAGGACGCCCTGCATGGCACAGCGGGCTGGCAGCGCGAGTGGAGCCAGATCAAGAATCAGATCATGATGCTCATGAGGCCGCAGATGGACCGCGAGACCATCACGCCCAAGCAGCGGCTGGCCTTGGAATACCTGGAGCGCGAGGACGTGGACGACCGGGCCATGACGCGAATATTCTGCGAACTGCGCGAGGATGCCGACCGCTCCATCATCACGGTGCTCGAATCCATGGTTGAAGTGAAACCCTTTCAGGCCAGCAGGTGGCCGGGCGTCATCCACGCCTTTGCCGGCCCCGGCGGAGCGGGCAAGACCTCCAGCCTGATCCGGCTGGCCCTGAGGGAAAAGAAGAGCAACCCCAAGGCACGCATCTGCCTGGCCACAGCTGACGGCGGACGCGGCAAAGGGCGGCTTGTCCTCAAACACTATGCCGAACTCTCCTGCCTTGCCTTTCGGGAGCTCATGACCCGCGACGACTTCATGCTCCTGCGTCGCGAGGCCGACCAATTCGACATGATTCTCATTGACCTGCCCGGACTTCCCGGCAATACAACCCTTGAAGAATTCACCGCCCTTTACGGGCTTTCCACGTGCGAAAACCTGTCCATCCACCTGGTTCTCAACCCGTATTACAGCCAGACCCAGTTCGATCGGTTCATGGAGAAATACAAAAGTGAACAACTTGCAAGCGTTATCTGGACGAAACTCGACGAAACCTGTACATTTGGTGCATTATTGAACATGGCGTTCGCCAGCGGGCTGCCCATTTCAGCGCTCTCGTACGGGGCTGATCTCAAGAACAGCATCGCTCCCGCCACCAAGGACATGATCTGGCGGATGCTGTTCATGCGCAAACTGCCCGGCGGCGACATCCAACCCTAA
- the flhA gene encoding flagellar biosynthesis protein FlhA → MAQPSSKSLIPQIDYSKFTKQGDILLAGGVVTILFVMLIPLPTPFLDFMLTVSISLALVILVTTMFMISPLEFSIFPSLLLVTTLLRLSLNVATTRAILLHGHEGSDAAGSVIQSFGEFVVGGNYVIGIVIFMILFILNKTVIVSGTTRIAEVAARFTLDAMPGKQMAVEADLNAGLIDEAEATRRRDHMRREADFYGAMDGAGKFVSGDVKAGMMITCVNIIGGFLIGVIQNNMEWMDAAQTYTLLTIGDGLVATIPSLIISTSAGIIVSRAAAEAKMGEEFIGQLSYHHRALKLVSGILVIFAIVPGMPTIPFLTLAVIVYTVGHLSAKQQNAMNTTLEDKKDARDNATLDTPEEVQMLLPLDQLELEVGYGLIPLVDEEQNGNLLSRIRSIRRQFALDMGVVIPSLHLRDNLQLKPGEYRVVIKGNPVAQAELLIDHYLAMDPGDAKQRIQGVETVEPAFNLPAVWIPEAQKEEAMLAGYTVVDPSTVIATHLTEVFRRNLHEFLGRQETQELLDNLTKRAPKAVESLVPSVLNVGGVQKVLQHLVQEKVSIRDLLTIVETLADYGLATQDPAQLTEFVRAKMGRTIINPYLGETGILPIITLSPKVDEILAGAMRPAEQGGYLALEPGMAQQIIQTINRATEDAMVADGQPVLLVTPQIRSQLAQLLNRFIPTLAVISQAEIPADIKIQSAATVDF, encoded by the coding sequence ATGGCTCAGCCTTCAAGCAAGTCCCTCATCCCCCAGATAGACTACTCAAAATTCACCAAACAGGGCGACATCCTCCTGGCTGGCGGCGTTGTGACCATCCTCTTCGTGATGCTCATCCCACTGCCCACGCCGTTTCTCGACTTCATGCTGACCGTCAGCATATCGCTTGCGCTGGTCATCCTGGTGACCACCATGTTCATGATCTCCCCCCTGGAATTTTCCATCTTCCCGTCGCTGCTCCTGGTCACCACCCTGCTTCGGCTCTCCCTCAACGTGGCCACCACGCGCGCCATCCTGCTCCACGGCCACGAGGGCTCCGACGCCGCCGGGTCGGTCATTCAAAGTTTTGGCGAGTTCGTGGTCGGCGGCAACTACGTCATCGGCATTGTCATCTTCATGATCCTGTTCATCCTCAACAAGACAGTCATCGTCAGCGGTACCACGCGCATCGCCGAGGTGGCCGCCCGCTTCACCCTGGACGCCATGCCGGGCAAGCAGATGGCTGTCGAGGCAGACCTCAACGCCGGACTCATCGACGAGGCAGAGGCCACCAGACGGCGCGACCACATGCGTCGGGAAGCCGACTTCTACGGTGCCATGGACGGTGCGGGCAAGTTCGTCTCCGGTGATGTCAAGGCAGGCATGATGATCACCTGCGTCAACATCATCGGCGGATTCCTCATCGGCGTGATCCAAAACAACATGGAGTGGATGGACGCCGCCCAGACTTACACCCTGCTGACCATCGGCGACGGTCTCGTCGCCACCATTCCGTCGCTGATCATCTCCACCTCGGCGGGTATCATCGTCTCGCGCGCCGCAGCCGAGGCCAAGATGGGCGAGGAATTCATAGGCCAGCTGTCATACCACCACCGAGCGCTCAAGCTGGTGTCGGGCATCCTGGTTATCTTCGCCATCGTTCCGGGCATGCCCACCATACCCTTCCTCACCCTTGCGGTTATCGTCTATACCGTGGGACACCTGTCCGCCAAGCAGCAGAACGCCATGAACACGACCCTCGAGGACAAGAAGGACGCCCGCGACAACGCCACCCTCGACACGCCCGAAGAGGTGCAGATGCTTCTGCCTCTTGATCAGCTGGAGCTGGAGGTCGGCTACGGCCTCATCCCGCTGGTGGACGAGGAGCAAAACGGCAACCTGCTCTCGAGAATCCGCTCCATTCGCCGCCAATTCGCCCTGGACATGGGCGTGGTCATCCCCTCGCTCCACCTGCGCGACAACCTGCAACTCAAGCCGGGCGAATACCGCGTGGTCATCAAGGGCAACCCCGTGGCCCAGGCCGAACTGCTCATCGACCACTATCTGGCCATGGATCCGGGCGATGCCAAGCAGCGCATCCAGGGCGTGGAGACCGTGGAACCGGCCTTCAACCTGCCCGCGGTCTGGATACCCGAAGCGCAGAAGGAAGAGGCCATGCTGGCGGGTTACACCGTGGTCGATCCGTCCACGGTCATCGCCACGCACCTGACAGAAGTGTTCCGCCGCAACCTGCATGAATTCCTCGGACGCCAGGAGACCCAGGAACTGCTCGACAACCTCACCAAACGCGCACCCAAGGCCGTGGAAAGCCTCGTCCCCTCGGTGCTCAATGTCGGCGGCGTCCAGAAGGTCCTCCAGCATCTGGTGCAGGAGAAGGTCTCCATTCGCGACCTGCTGACCATCGTGGAAACCCTGGCCGACTACGGCTTGGCCACCCAGGACCCGGCCCAGCTCACGGAATTCGTCCGCGCCAAGATGGGCCGGACCATCATCAACCCCTACCTTGGCGAAACAGGCATCCTGCCCATCATCACCCTGAGCCCCAAAGTGGACGAGATCCTCGCGGGTGCCATGCGCCCGGCGGAACAGGGCGGCTATCTGGCCCTTGAGCCGGGCATGGCCCAGCAGATCATCCAGACTATCAACCGGGCCACCGAGGACGCCATGGTCGCTGACGGCCAGCCGGTCCTGCTGGTGACGCCGCAGATCAGAAGCCAGCTCGCCCAGCTTCTGAACAGGTTCATCCCGACCCTTGCCGTCATATCTCAGGCCGAGATTCCTGCAGACATCAAGATCCAGTCTGCAGCAACCGTTGATTTCTAG
- the flhB gene encoding flagellar biosynthesis protein FlhB, giving the protein MAQDPSKTEKATTKRRKRTRNEGNVPKSSELTKAIVLLMGVLTLRSLIGFYQDQFIEIYEWTFREGIHTKLDPSTTYALFVWGVKKLAIIVLPLLFVLAFTAWLTLRLQVGGLWTTKPMKPKFAKMFNIVAGLKRLLISPQAFVRLGRSILQALAVGIAPYIVIKQELPNLLPLFHASTHGIIAYILGVGYKMACYALVPMLLIAIADLWYSRWKYEEGIKMTKDEIKDERRQAEGDPHIKRKQQQKMLQMMASRMFKDIPKADVVITNPTHFAVALQYDALVAPAPLVLAKGVNRVAERIKEVARENSIPIEVNPPLARALYKQVEIGETIPEEMFQAVAAILAKLDKFKRR; this is encoded by the coding sequence ATGGCCCAGGATCCGAGCAAAACAGAAAAAGCCACCACAAAGCGGCGCAAGAGAACCAGAAACGAGGGCAACGTCCCCAAGAGCTCCGAGCTGACCAAGGCCATCGTCCTGCTCATGGGCGTGCTCACCCTGCGCTCTCTCATTGGCTTTTATCAGGACCAGTTCATCGAGATCTATGAATGGACCTTCCGCGAAGGCATCCATACCAAACTCGACCCGTCCACGACCTATGCCCTGTTTGTCTGGGGCGTGAAGAAACTGGCCATCATCGTCCTGCCCCTGCTCTTTGTCCTCGCCTTCACCGCATGGCTGACCCTGCGCCTTCAGGTCGGCGGGCTCTGGACAACCAAGCCGATGAAGCCGAAATTCGCCAAGATGTTCAACATCGTGGCAGGGCTCAAGCGGCTGCTCATCAGCCCCCAGGCGTTTGTCAGACTCGGCAGGAGCATCCTGCAAGCCCTGGCCGTTGGCATCGCCCCCTATATCGTCATCAAGCAGGAGTTGCCCAACCTGCTCCCCCTGTTTCACGCCAGCACCCACGGCATCATCGCCTACATCCTCGGCGTGGGCTACAAGATGGCCTGCTACGCGCTGGTGCCCATGCTGCTCATCGCCATAGCAGACCTCTGGTACTCACGCTGGAAGTACGAGGAGGGCATCAAGATGACCAAGGACGAGATCAAGGACGAGCGCAGACAGGCCGAGGGCGACCCGCATATCAAACGGAAACAGCAGCAAAAGATGCTCCAGATGATGGCCAGCCGGATGTTCAAGGACATTCCCAAGGCGGACGTGGTCATCACCAACCCGACCCACTTCGCCGTGGCCCTCCAATATGACGCCCTGGTGGCCCCGGCCCCCCTGGTGCTGGCCAAGGGCGTGAACCGGGTTGCCGAACGAATCAAGGAGGTTGCCAGAGAAAACAGCATTCCCATCGAAGTCAACCCTCCCTTGGCACGGGCTTTGTATAAACAGGTCGAAATCGGGGAAACAATCCCGGAGGAAATGTTCCAGGCAGTTGCCGCGATCCTCGCAAAACTTGACAAGTTCAAGAGACGCTAG
- the fliR gene encoding flagellar biosynthetic protein FliR, which produces MEIFGFNPSDMLSFFLTLFRISVVLFLMPFFGGNSIPTLVKGALVLVLSLAVWPQLSFPGSMLPANGLDITIMFLGEVLLGLILGLTVNFLFGAIQFGGQIIGFQMGFAMVSVVDPISGTTNAVTAHFLYMCTMLTFLVLNGHLQLINALGMSFQYIPPGGLLITPSLATQFLSLSAIMFTLAIRIAAPVMAALFLVDLALALISRAAPQMHVLILGFPIKITVGFFFLGFLFTIMSLYVQEFIQDLTPLFRGILKAGSPL; this is translated from the coding sequence ATGGAAATTTTCGGATTCAACCCCAGCGACATGCTGAGCTTTTTCCTGACGCTGTTCCGCATCAGCGTCGTGCTCTTCCTGATGCCGTTTTTTGGCGGCAATTCGATCCCCACCCTGGTCAAAGGCGCCCTGGTCCTGGTCCTGTCCCTGGCCGTGTGGCCGCAGCTCTCCTTCCCAGGCAGCATGCTTCCTGCCAATGGACTGGACATCACAATCATGTTCCTGGGTGAGGTTCTGCTCGGCCTCATCCTCGGTCTGACCGTCAACTTCCTGTTCGGCGCCATCCAGTTCGGCGGCCAGATCATCGGGTTTCAGATGGGATTCGCCATGGTCAGCGTGGTCGATCCCATTTCAGGCACAACCAATGCCGTGACCGCCCACTTCCTCTACATGTGCACCATGCTGACCTTCCTCGTCCTCAACGGCCACCTGCAGTTGATCAACGCCCTGGGCATGAGCTTTCAGTACATTCCTCCGGGCGGACTGCTGATCACGCCGAGCCTGGCCACCCAGTTCCTGAGCCTCTCGGCCATCATGTTCACCCTGGCCATCAGGATCGCGGCCCCGGTCATGGCCGCCCTGTTTCTGGTCGATCTCGCCCTGGCGCTCATCTCCAGGGCCGCGCCCCAGATGCATGTGCTCATCCTCGGCTTTCCCATCAAGATCACGGTCGGCTTCTTCTTCCTGGGCTTCCTCTTCACCATCATGTCCCTCTATGTGCAGGAATTCATCCAGGATCTGACCCCGCTCTTCCGGGGCATCCTCAAAGCCGGATCGCCGCTCTAG
- a CDS encoding M23 family metallopeptidase, whose amino-acid sequence MLFRKYHIVVFKDKQGSCKKFQLRGWFIATLLILVVGMAAGNIVLWNKYTRHSRVEQGLGIAEKTVQEQKTQLLSLSQKISSLQKNLDRIRDFDSKLRVMINLDQDGSQATAPKGGSANENFSKGYLPLYRQELLARKMHEFLRQLNVEARLEEVRQQEILHTLRNNQNILEATPSIWPTSGWVTSGFAWRTSPFTGKREFHKGIDISAPRGTPVYAPARGTITFTGRDGSYGLTIRLKHNASLSTRYAHLHRISVKDGQVVTRGELVGYVGTTGRSTGPHLHYEVRLNGVPVDPKRYILN is encoded by the coding sequence ATGCTTTTCAGAAAATACCACATCGTCGTCTTCAAGGATAAACAGGGATCATGCAAAAAGTTCCAGCTGCGAGGCTGGTTCATCGCAACCCTGCTCATTCTTGTTGTCGGCATGGCTGCTGGAAACATAGTCCTCTGGAACAAATACACCCGCCACTCCCGCGTCGAGCAGGGCCTGGGCATAGCCGAGAAAACCGTTCAGGAGCAGAAAACCCAGCTCCTCAGCCTTTCACAAAAAATATCCTCCCTGCAAAAAAATCTGGACCGCATCCGGGACTTCGACTCCAAGCTCAGGGTCATGATCAACCTTGACCAGGACGGCAGCCAGGCCACCGCGCCCAAGGGCGGCTCGGCCAACGAGAACTTTTCCAAGGGCTATCTGCCCCTCTACCGCCAGGAGCTGCTCGCCCGAAAGATGCACGAGTTCCTCCGCCAGCTCAATGTGGAGGCCCGGCTCGAAGAAGTCAGGCAGCAGGAAATCCTGCACACCCTGCGCAACAACCAGAACATCCTTGAGGCCACCCCCTCCATCTGGCCCACTTCGGGCTGGGTGACTTCGGGCTTCGCGTGGCGGACCTCCCCGTTCACCGGCAAGCGGGAATTTCACAAGGGCATCGACATTTCCGCCCCGCGCGGCACTCCTGTCTACGCCCCGGCGCGCGGCACCATCACCTTCACGGGACGCGACGGTTCCTACGGCCTGACCATCCGCCTGAAGCACAACGCCAGCCTTTCCACCCGCTACGCCCACCTGCACCGCATCTCGGTCAAGGACGGACAGGTCGTCACCCGCGGCGAACTGGTCGGCTACGTGGGCACCACCGGGCGAAGCACCGGGCCGCACCTGCACTACGAGGTGCGCCTCAACGGCGTGCCGGTGGACCCCAAGCGCTACATCCTGAACTAG
- a CDS encoding tRNA lysidine(34) synthetase gives MASWGKLTFAQKQCVSATGKLMQSTGMVSHGARIGIAASGGVDSFLMLKVLTIRQAIMPFPVELMALHINAGFDTASHAPLVDWCASHKLAAHIEVTDYGPRAHSEENRKKSPCFYCSMLRRKRLFELCRDYGLTHLAFGHNADDNVVTFFMNIFQNGRVQGLSVNEPFFDGRLNVIRPTMLLDKKTVIRAAKQWELPVWENTCPSNGRTRRDEIHDWLHQTWQNDNRMKNNVFNAVIRHQLDLTCKKL, from the coding sequence ATGGCCTCGTGGGGCAAACTCACATTCGCGCAAAAACAGTGCGTCAGCGCCACCGGCAAGCTCATGCAGAGCACCGGCATGGTCAGTCACGGGGCGCGCATCGGGATCGCCGCCTCGGGCGGGGTGGACAGTTTCCTGATGCTCAAGGTGCTGACCATCCGCCAGGCGATCATGCCCTTCCCCGTGGAACTCATGGCCCTGCACATCAACGCGGGCTTCGACACAGCCTCCCACGCTCCGCTCGTAGACTGGTGCGCCAGCCACAAGCTCGCCGCCCACATCGAGGTTACGGACTACGGCCCCCGCGCCCACTCGGAGGAGAATCGCAAGAAATCCCCCTGTTTCTATTGCAGCATGCTGCGGCGCAAACGACTCTTCGAACTGTGTCGGGATTACGGGCTGACCCACCTCGCCTTTGGCCACAACGCCGATGACAACGTGGTCACCTTCTTCATGAACATATTCCAAAACGGTCGCGTCCAGGGACTCTCGGTCAATGAACCTTTTTTTGACGGCAGGCTCAACGTCATCCGCCCCACCATGCTGCTGGACAAGAAAACCGTCATCAGGGCGGCCAAACAGTGGGAGCTCCCGGTCTGGGAAAACACCTGCCCTTCCAACGGACGGACCAGGCGTGATGAAATCCACGACTGGCTGCACCAAACATGGCAAAACGATAACCGTATGAAAAACAACGTGTTCAACGCGGTCATTCGCCACCAACTCGACTTGACATGCAAAAAGCTCTAG